The nucleotide window GGAACTTATTCACTCGCGCCTTGTTAATCCAGGGCTTTCAACTGCGGTCAAGTTGATATCAAGCTTCTCTTTTTTTCGCTCTTCTTCTTTAACAAAAAGAGAAACGAATCGGAGGAATTCCATTGTTAGGAAGACTTGGAAATTGGTTGCCAGACGCCAAGACCCGCTTTGCTGTGCTTTTAGCCGGGCAGGGTCTGGGTCTGGTAGGatggatgtttttttttttttgagcaaatgGATGGTTGCCTTGGGTTGGGCTCACTTAGGCCTGCATGTTGATGGGCGCCAGCCCTGCCCGGCCCTTTGAGCCAACCTGCTGGCCAGAACCGAAATGCACATGCATGAATACACTTTGGGGGGAGTAACGTCTTGAGAACGTAGACAGTTCAGTCTTCAGTGGGGTTACTTTTTACGGTTTGTGAGTGGCTGGACCGACATATCACAGAACAAAAGGTTTAGGCGCACTATACGGTTTTTCTTTTCATATTTTAAGTAGACCATATTTTGGGTAGCTTGTGAACACAGGCTCTGTTCGCTGGTCGGTTTCTAGACTGATAAgtctggctggtgctgatttgttgcgagagaaaacaCTATTGACTGGCTAATAAGccttggctgaaaccaacaagcgaatatgTTGTATGTTGTTGCCTGGTTTAGAAGGTCATGCGGATTGCACGTCGTAGCTTTTTGGAAAGTTGTTGGACTGTTGCTCTGGATGGCATCGAACACATCCTCTGCAAGAGCAGCTCCAGTGTAGAAGTGTAGAGCAGAAATCCAACTGTGGAGGAAAATTTGAACTTTACACACTAGAGTGTTCGGTTGCTGGATGTCAGGCCTCAAAATCGACCTTTTAGTCGTTTGAACCGTGAGCTCAACAAATACATATACTGCAATGCAAGGCACATATAGTCTTTAGTATAAGATGTGAAAGTTGATCAGTTTTGTGAAGTAGAATGTTGTACTTGTTTTTTCTTTACTTGAACATAGGCTATAGCAAACAAATCTTACACTATATAACTTTCTGACACGCCAATTATGTTGCAAAGGAAAATTGGTTTCACACTGGAGCTTTTTTCTTTTTGTGCCCTACTTCCTTCGTCCCAAAATAATTGTAACTTTAGAGTTTGAAATTTGTCCCATAAAAAATACTACTTTGACCCACCTGTCATAAAAGACAAAGAAGTATCTAGATGCTTCTATTCATACATGCacaccaaaaaaataaaatagtcACAAAAGACAAGGGGTGTTTTTGTAATTTTACACCTAGCATTGGTTTATATGCTCAGTCCCAGAATtgcatttattttgggacggagggagtaagctGTTTGCCACCAGAATTCTGGTGGTCCCTCTCTAGTCACAACCCGACAAAGCCCGGCTCAAGTTGCAGCCCATCAGCGTCCACGGCCAGCCCAGTCCAACGAACCCAGATTTTCAAAACACGACACGAGCCCGCTCCCGGCGACCATGCCGGTggtgcggcagcggcggcgctgaGCCCGACTGCCAGCCACCCGCAACCGGAGCAGGTCCGGCACCGGCAGAGCGATGCCTGCGCCCGCCGCACCCGTAACCGCCAGGCTGAAGAGGGAAGACTGCCCCCGCACCAAGCACGACTCCCTCTTCTCCCCATGGAAGGTGCGAACTCCCCGTCTCCTCACTAGTTCTCCTCGCCATCTGCTCCTGTTTGTGTCGCGAGCTGGCTGAGGGCACGATGCAGTTCACAGGATCTGGCTCCCCGACCTCCAATTCGCCATCTCGCCTGTGAAACCCTGTGTCCAATCTGGAAATTCTGGATTCTTGGTTCGCGCCCCATCTGCGCCTCAACCTCTCACTTCTCCCATTTCCAGGTTCTTGTCGGGCCGTCGGACTGGAGGGACCACGCTACCGGCAAGGAGGGGGGCCAGAGGTACCGCATCCGCAACCTCCCGGACAACTTCCCCGGCCTCTACGAGCTAGGCGTTGCCGGCGCGGCCGACGAGGGCCTCAGGGCTCGGAGGCGTGATGCGCGAGGCGTCGTCGTGGTGTACCTCGGGCAGGCTGACATTGTCCGGGCGAGGCTGCAGCAGTATGGCCGCACGGGGTCGCATCTGGACACTGCGAATTCGCTGGGCTCTGCTGGAAGAGATGCGGTGAATGCGCTCGCCGCGGGTCCTGGACTGTTCAGAGAAGTGTTCTCCAGAGGCTACTCCGTCGTGTTTCGATGTGCGCTAGTAAGCATTTCTGTTGATCCTTTTTCCATTGTAGGATTTGCGGGGTGGTGGAACTGTTGTATTGTGCAAGTGTAGTAGCGTACTGCTTAATTAACATGCCAATGATGTCTGAGTTCTGAATGAGAGTCTAGTTTGAAGGTTTCTAAACTGCAAAGAAACCAATGATTTAGATGCCCACAATATTTAAGTAGCCTCCCATACATAGATAGCATTATGTTCAgctgacagtgatattgtgtatATGTGTTCACAAGACAAATGTTATGGTTGCTCACTTAATCCATTTCACATTGTTTCTTGCTGAATGTACACTTTGCTTGATTTTTTCCATAAAGAATTATCATTCTTCTTCAGCAGTTGAATTGTTAGATGGTTTGCTCTTAGCTTGTATAAATAGAGTAATAAAAATACTTCCTCCTAAAGGTTTCTAGTCTTACCTTCACTGCTTCCTGCAGTGTTACATTCAGAATTGCATTTAACTACAGTTGAACTATCAATATGCTGTTCCACATGAAAGACAGCCTAACTTTGCTCACCTGTTCATGGAAAACTACTTGGTGATATATTTGTGTCGTGGCATTACCTaactagaattttttttttacgTTTTAATATCAAGCTGTACACCAAGTACAAGTGAATTGGAATGGAAAAGGAATTACCCCACACCCACCCACCTACACacacacattcattcattcctAATGCGTATTGATTGGAGGATATTATTTTGTttcgaaatatggcctaatgggcgtacccagtgcagagatctcccgctctgtgcggggtctgggaaagggtgtcagtggcaagccttaccctcgcctgggcaatacgaggagaccgcgactcgaacctgagaccttccggtcacaggcggtaagactctaccgcttgcaccaggcccgcccttcgaaatatggcctaatgGATGTAGGGAAATCCGTCAATATTTATATACTTCTTGGTTGCTTTATAAAAACAGAAAGGGTAAATTATGAATTCTTGGTTATCCTTTTCACCTTAGCAGTTAACATCGTAATTCAATTATTATATGAGTGGTCTTAACATTTTCCATTCTTTTTTGTCCTTTCTACTATTGGAAACAAACAGATGGACAGTAAACAAGAAGCTGAGAAGACTGAAGCACTACTGCTGAGAGTATTTGATTATGCATGGAACAAGCTTCAGAATGGTTCTTGTCGCCGGGAAGAAATACTGCACAAGTTAGAACTGCGAGCAGCCAACCATAGATCTCTACTTAGCAGAGTAAGTGACATGAAACAAAAAATATTTGGAGAGAAAGCAGGTATAAAGATAAAGGGAAGTGGGTCAGCTAACACCTCGCCTGGCATAATTAAAAGTATGCTCCCAAGGGTTCGTACGATTGTTCGTTTCAGACCTCAGGTACTTAACTCTGAGGACAGTGAAGGTGAGATGACTGATATTCCCTGGAAAAAAATATCTGATATTCCCTGTGCAAATAGACAAGCACATAGAAGGAGGTCCGAAGGATACAAAGTAAAAAAGATTGTTGTTACAAAACGGAGAACTGTGCCGATACAAGATTCTAACTCTGTTTGTGGAGTGGTGCTGGAAGATGGTTCTTCTTGTCTGGAGCACCCAGTTCATGAAAGAAAGAGGTGCAGCTTACACAAAGGTAAAAGAGTCAAAGGCAGCCCAAAAGGTTCTCCTACTAGCTATCCTTGCCAAGTTGAGATTGCAATTACTGAGTTCGTACCTCGCCCAACTGAAGATTTGGACAGCTCAGTTCCCAAACAGGAAAGCGAAATATTGCCCAAAAATATGTCTATAATAACTCTGAAGGAACCTTTGAGGGAAAGCAATAGCTTGGAATCAGAAAATGTGAATACTGGAGAAGCTCCTACAGAAGATGGAGCACGTGAAATCTCCAAGGATGCTTGTGCCTTAGAAGAGAAGGCTTCCCATGCTGAATCTGAGTCTCAGGAGCAGCAGCCTTCTGGGAGAATGTGGTTTGATCTGCTCAAATCACAGAGGAAATCGGCGAGCGCACACCCAACAAGAGGCTCAGGATCTCAGATAACAGCAATGACAGATAACAGGCCTTGCAAAATGGTGTCAATTGCAGGAATGGAAAGGTGTGAGGAGGACAGTGGAATAGAGGCCACTGGTGCTTCGTTTTCCAGAAGCTCAGGATGGCCGTGTACCTGTGGCGCCCGTACATCAGATGGTTCACCTTGTATGAATAGGCCGGTTGAAGGGAGGAAGAGATGTGCATTGCACAAAGGGCAAAGAGCAGCATGCCCCCCTACACCATCGGTATAACAGACAGGACTTTTTTTTTTATTCTTACATCCAATTGTTTGTTCGCACTTCTGTTAGCAAATTGAAACAcagaaatcttttttttttcccttAAAGCTCTTTTTCCCCGGTGAAGGTTGATCATTCATATTTCATCATGTGTCCCAAAAAGACTACAGACATTTTGTAACTGTATTTGATGGATTCGTAGAGAGCTGAAGAATGAATCTCCTATGCTGAGCATTGCTCATCTGATGGGCTTAATTTCTCCATATTCTACACCACTAGTTGCTCCTGAGTCCTGACGATTGTATTGAATATTAACATGATCACAAATCCAGTAACTGCGATATAAACCGAAGATAAATTTGTTTATATGTTTAGTGGATCTCTACTACTTCACTGTTCTGCTGCTACGTCAATCTCCTGATGTGATAACTGAAGAAGAATCGTTTTACCATCTGTTGCCTTTTGTGTTCAGGTGGTAAGGAAGAATCAGTCTTAGCGGATGAAATGGTTGGACGTGATGGGAGTCAAGGTAGTCCATGGAAATGCTTATCCCACCTTCCACGAGATCTATGCCTGCCTCAAGGAAATTAACAGAGACGCATAGCAGACAACATGCATGGTAGAAAAAGCAGGTCTAGCTAGAAACTAGCTAGAAGCTGGTAGGAAGGACCGGGTACTCCTCGTTTAAGCTAGCTAGGCCAAAGGAGCTGCTGAGGGATAGAATCATCTGGTAGACAGCTATGGAGCACTGGAAAGAGAGGGAGAACAATTAAAGATGAGATCCATGTCAAGTAGTTGTTCCTGTTTATCATCAGATGTACTGATAATATTTTTTTTGCGAGAAATATGTGAAGGGGAATATTTGCGATGCTTGGTCTAGGATAAGATGGCTCAGCTCCAATTCAGTAATGATAAAAAATTTAAAATAAGAAGGTTTTGATGGAAATCATGTGGTCACGTCATCCTAGCTATAGCACTGGCAATGATCTTGAGTTCAGTGAATAAACATTGATTCTATTCGACCAATACATGCAAATGTTTATTATATCATGTATAAAACTACATTAATTAATTATCTA belongs to Miscanthus floridulus cultivar M001 chromosome 4, ASM1932011v1, whole genome shotgun sequence and includes:
- the LOC136552625 gene encoding protein EFFECTOR OF TRANSCRIPTION 2-like isoform X1, which translates into the protein MPAPAAPVTARLKREDCPRTKHDSLFSPWKVLVGPSDWRDHATGKEGGQRYRIRNLPDNFPGLYELGVAGAADEGLRARRRDARGVVVVYLGQADIVRARLQQYGRTGSHLDTANSLGSAGRDAVNALAAGPGLFREVFSRGYSVVFRCALMDSKQEAEKTEALLLRVFDYAWNKLQNGSCRREEILHKLELRAANHRSLLSRVSDMKQKIFGEKAGIKIKGSGSANTSPGIIKSMLPRVRTIVRFRPQVLNSEDSEGEMTDIPWKKISDIPCANRQAHRRRSEGYKVKKIVVTKRRTVPIQDSNSVCGVVLEDGSSCLEHPVHERKRCSLHKGKRVKGSPKGSPTSYPCQVEIAITEFVPRPTEDLDSSVPKQESEILPKNMSIITLKEPLRESNSLESENVNTGEAPTEDGAREISKDACALEEKASHAESESQEQQPSGRMWFDLLKSQRKSASAHPTRGSGSQITAMTDNRPCKMVSIAGMERCEEDSGIEATGASFSRSSGWPCTCGARTSDGSPCMNRPVEGRKRCALHKGQRAACPPTPSVVRKNQS
- the LOC136552625 gene encoding protein EFFECTOR OF TRANSCRIPTION 2-like isoform X2, coding for MPAPAAPVTARLKREDCPRTKHDSLFSPWKVLVGPSDWRDHATGKEGGQRYRIRNLPDNFPGLYELGVAGAADEGLRARRRDARGVVVVYLGQADIVRARLQQYGRTGSHLDTANSLGSAGRDAVNALAAGPGLFREVFSRGYSVVFRCALMDSKQEAEKTEALLLRVFDYAWNKLQNGSCRREEILHKLELRAANHRSLLSRVSDMKQKIFGEKAGIKIKGSGSANTSPGIIKSMLPRVRTIVRFRPQVLNSEDSEGEMTDIPWKKISDIPCANRQAHRRRSEGYKVKKIVVTKRRTVPIQDSNSVCGVVLEDGSSCLEHPVHERKRCSLHKGKRVKGSPKGSPTSYPCQVEIAITEFVPRPTEDLDSSVPKQESEILPKNMSIITLKEPLRESNSLESENVNTGEAPTEDGAREISKDACALEEKASHAESESQEQQPSGRMWFDLLKSQRKSASAHPTRGSGSQITAMTDNRPCKMVSIAGMERCEEDSGIEATGASFSRSSGWPCTCGARTSDGSPCMNRPVEGRKRCALHKGQRAACPPTPSLFFPGEG